The following coding sequences are from one Streptomyces dengpaensis window:
- a CDS encoding HNH endonuclease, whose product MPHVLVLNASYEPLGVVPLRRALVLVLENKAICLEESGAFMHSATVTVPAPSVVRLKRFVRVPYRGPVPLTRRALFARDGGRCMYCGGVATSVDHVIPRSRGGQHAWDNVVASCRRCNHVKADRHLVEIGWRLRHKPAPPTGLAWRIIGTGHRDPRWLPYLQPYGADDAMARIDGISA is encoded by the coding sequence GTGCCGCATGTCCTGGTCCTCAACGCGTCGTACGAGCCGCTCGGCGTCGTACCGCTCCGCCGCGCGCTCGTGCTCGTCCTCGAGAACAAAGCCATTTGTCTCGAGGAATCCGGCGCCTTCATGCACAGCGCGACCGTTACTGTCCCCGCACCCAGCGTGGTCCGGCTGAAAAGGTTCGTTCGGGTCCCTTACCGGGGGCCCGTTCCACTGACCAGGCGGGCGCTCTTCGCCCGTGATGGCGGCCGGTGCATGTACTGCGGTGGCGTCGCAACCAGCGTCGACCACGTCATCCCGCGCAGCCGCGGGGGTCAGCACGCCTGGGACAACGTGGTGGCGTCGTGCCGCCGCTGCAACCACGTCAAGGCCGACCGTCACCTGGTCGAGATCGGCTGGCGCCTGCGCCACAAACCCGCCCCGCCGACGGGGCTCGCGTGGCGCATCATCGGAACCGGGCATAGGGATCCGCGCTGGCTGCCATATCTGCAGCCGTACGGCGCGGACGACGCGATGGCCCGGATCGACGGCATTTCCGCCTGA
- a CDS encoding mechanosensitive ion channel family protein, with product MSLPAVLLAAGPSPSPSPSTTAPKVPTLKDAQESATNAAGWVEQNWSTWLAIGLRVLLILVIAAVLRVVVRRAITKLIERMNRTAQAVDGTAIGGLLVNVERRRQRSQAIGSVLRSVASFLIMGTAALMVLATFEINLAPLLASAGVAGVAIGFGARNLVTDFLSGVFMILEDQYGVGDSIDAGVASGEVIEVGLRVTKLRGDNGEIWYVRNGEVKRIGNLSQGWSTAGVDVTVRPSEDLNRVKAVLAEVGETMSKEDPWNEMLWGPIEILGLDSVLLDSMVVRVSAKTMPGKSLTVERELRWRIKRAFDAEGIRLVGGLPAQSAEETATDPTAGMSAPSAFANTTSPQSTAASPLAPPSTTK from the coding sequence GTGTCCTTGCCCGCCGTCCTACTGGCCGCCGGCCCGTCGCCGTCGCCGTCCCCCTCGACGACGGCTCCGAAGGTGCCCACGCTCAAGGACGCCCAGGAGAGCGCGACCAACGCCGCCGGCTGGGTCGAGCAGAACTGGTCCACGTGGCTCGCCATCGGCCTGCGTGTGCTGCTGATCCTGGTGATCGCGGCGGTACTGAGGGTGGTGGTCCGGCGGGCGATCACCAAGCTGATAGAGCGCATGAACCGTACGGCCCAGGCGGTCGACGGCACGGCGATCGGCGGCCTCCTGGTGAACGTCGAGCGCCGCCGCCAGCGCTCCCAGGCCATCGGCTCGGTGCTCCGCTCGGTGGCGTCGTTCCTGATCATGGGCACGGCCGCCCTGATGGTCCTCGCCACGTTCGAGATCAATCTGGCCCCGCTGCTGGCGTCGGCCGGTGTCGCGGGTGTGGCGATCGGTTTCGGCGCCCGCAACCTGGTCACCGACTTCCTCTCCGGTGTCTTCATGATCCTCGAGGACCAGTACGGCGTCGGCGACTCGATCGACGCGGGCGTCGCCTCCGGCGAGGTCATCGAGGTGGGCCTGCGCGTCACGAAGCTGCGCGGCGACAACGGCGAGATCTGGTACGTCCGCAACGGCGAGGTCAAGCGCATCGGCAACCTCTCCCAGGGCTGGTCCACGGCCGGCGTCGACGTCACGGTCCGCCCCTCGGAGGACCTCAACCGCGTCAAGGCGGTCCTGGCCGAGGTCGGCGAGACGATGAGCAAGGAAGACCCCTGGAACGAGATGCTCTGGGGCCCGATCGAGATCCTCGGCCTGGACAGCGTCCTGCTGGACTCGATGGTCGTCCGCGTCTCGGCGAAGACGATGCCCGGCAAGTCCCTGACGGTGGAGCGCGAACTCCGCTGGCGCATCAAGCGCGCCTTCGACGCCGAGGGCATCCGCCTCGTCGGCGGGCTCCCGGCCCAGTCGGCCGAGGAGACCGCCACCGACCCGACGGCAGGCATGTCGGCCCCGTCGGCCTTCGCGAACACGACGTCCCCCCAGTCGACGGCGGCTTCGCCGCTTGCTCCGCCGAGTACGACGAAGTAG